The following coding sequences lie in one Spirosoma sp. KUDC1026 genomic window:
- the porQ gene encoding type IX secretion system protein PorQ has translation MKALYVLLFAGFLSPLLGRAQSLGGQRVFSFLDLPTHARVAALGGQVATATRPDGAYYLNNPALADSLTANQLSISLMPYLAAAKYYTLHYGLPIRSGGKWAVGMQYLSYGQFDMTDPAGNTLGTFSANDYAVSLTHARTEGNFTLGATIKAVGSAIETYSAFGVLADFGGVWRHPKQELTFGLVAKNVGYLVRNYGPTDADLPFDLQAGVTLKPRYAPFRLTVTAHHLQRFDIAYNDPNLNVQYDLNGNAIPRTVSVGEKLARHLSVGAELLLSRNVQILLGYNHLKRQEGKLATGAGTAGISFGASVQARGFQLTYGRFAAAPTAGTSQLSLCIDFDRLLR, from the coding sequence TTGAAAGCGCTTTACGTCCTCTTATTTGCTGGATTTCTCTCTCCCCTGCTGGGCCGTGCTCAGTCGCTGGGCGGACAGCGCGTTTTCTCGTTTCTTGATTTACCGACCCACGCACGTGTGGCTGCCCTCGGCGGGCAGGTTGCCACCGCAACCCGCCCCGATGGCGCGTATTACCTCAATAACCCCGCCCTGGCTGATTCGCTGACGGCCAATCAACTGTCCATCAGCCTGATGCCGTACCTGGCAGCGGCCAAGTACTACACGCTCCACTACGGACTTCCCATCCGCTCGGGGGGTAAATGGGCGGTGGGAATGCAATACCTGAGTTATGGACAATTCGACATGACCGACCCGGCGGGAAATACGCTCGGTACGTTCTCGGCCAACGATTATGCCGTTAGCCTGACTCACGCCCGCACCGAAGGTAACTTCACCCTAGGCGCAACAATCAAAGCCGTAGGATCGGCCATCGAGACGTACTCAGCGTTTGGTGTACTGGCTGATTTCGGCGGGGTCTGGCGGCATCCAAAACAGGAGCTTACCTTCGGGCTGGTGGCGAAAAACGTGGGGTACCTTGTTCGAAATTACGGTCCGACGGATGCTGATTTGCCTTTTGATCTCCAGGCGGGGGTAACGCTCAAGCCCCGTTACGCCCCCTTTCGACTAACGGTAACAGCGCATCACCTCCAGCGTTTCGACATTGCCTACAACGACCCGAACCTGAACGTCCAGTATGACCTGAACGGCAACGCTATTCCGCGCACCGTCAGCGTTGGCGAAAAACTGGCCCGGCACCTGAGTGTGGGGGCCGAACTACTCCTGAGCCGCAACGTCCAAATCCTGCTCGGCTACAACCACCTAAAACGCCAGGAGGGCAAACTGGCAACGGGAGCCGGTACGGCCGGAATCTCGTTTGGGGCTTCGGTACAGGCGCGGGGCTTTCAGCTTACCTACGGTCGGTTTGCGGCTGCACCCACGGCGGGTACCAGCCAACTCTCATTATGTATCGATTTTGACCGGCTCCTGCGTTGA
- a CDS encoding KdsC family phosphatase, translated as MNPDILAKAARIKLLLTDCDGVLTDASVYYGENGEIFKKFNIRDGMAVERLREQAGVESGIVTGERSPSVVTRAAKLKITELHLGAKDKLSLLPEILERNGLDASEVAFIGDDVNDLAILQAVGLSACPADATKFNKAVVDYCCELNGGQGCFREVAELIIEAKQALY; from the coding sequence ATGAATCCAGACATTCTGGCGAAAGCCGCCCGCATAAAACTCCTCCTCACCGACTGCGACGGTGTTCTGACCGATGCCAGTGTGTACTACGGTGAAAACGGGGAGATCTTCAAGAAATTCAATATCCGAGATGGCATGGCCGTTGAGCGACTGCGCGAACAGGCAGGCGTCGAAAGCGGCATTGTCACGGGCGAGCGGTCGCCGTCGGTCGTGACGCGAGCGGCCAAACTAAAGATTACGGAGTTACACCTCGGCGCGAAGGATAAACTTTCACTCCTGCCCGAGATTCTGGAGCGGAACGGCCTGGATGCGTCGGAGGTGGCGTTCATTGGCGACGACGTGAACGATCTGGCTATTTTACAGGCAGTGGGTTTGTCCGCCTGCCCCGCCGACGCAACGAAATTCAACAAAGCCGTGGTCGACTACTGCTGCGAGCTGAATGGCGGGCAAGGCTGCTTCCGTGAAGTGGCTGAACTGATTATCGAAGCCAAACAGGCCCTGTACTAA
- a CDS encoding efflux RND transporter periplasmic adaptor subunit, whose product MHTLLSASLLTLLLVAGCSSSDKQDGKADTNLAEVATTKSDSTKTGPIRVSLTQAQYDVAAIQLGQPALRTLNTTLKANGTIDVPASNLVSVTVPFGGYIRKIDLEPGMKVRKGQPLVVLENPEYIQLQQDYLDTKAKLEFADLDYARQQELSRDNVNALKQFQQVRANRQSLQAQLAGMAQRLAILHINPTKLSPSQLTRQVAIPSPVSGFVTNVPVNNGRFLNPSDILVEITNVDHLHVRLSIFEKDISRIHAGQIVHFGMGGDPSFVHRGEIFLIGKSIAADRTISVLAHPDGYAPDRRPNDFIPGGYVSALVDIRTQPLQTLPEAAVVSYGGKSLVYVLEKKQGNPTSYQFRQVDVKTGVREKGYVAVTLPSDINPTVTPIVVNGAYSLLAKLNNSEEE is encoded by the coding sequence ATGCATACCTTACTTTCTGCATCGCTCCTGACGCTTCTTCTGGTGGCGGGCTGTAGCTCATCCGATAAACAGGACGGTAAAGCAGATACTAACCTCGCCGAAGTAGCGACAACCAAGAGCGATTCAACCAAGACGGGCCCTATCCGCGTGTCACTGACCCAGGCACAGTATGACGTAGCGGCTATTCAGCTCGGCCAGCCGGCGTTACGGACGCTTAACACCACGCTCAAAGCAAACGGAACCATCGACGTACCAGCCTCGAATCTGGTCTCGGTGACGGTCCCCTTTGGCGGATACATTCGAAAAATCGACCTGGAGCCAGGCATGAAAGTTCGCAAAGGACAGCCACTGGTCGTGCTGGAGAACCCTGAATACATTCAGTTACAGCAGGATTATCTGGACACTAAAGCCAAGCTGGAATTCGCCGACCTGGATTATGCCCGTCAGCAGGAGCTGAGTCGCGACAACGTAAACGCCCTGAAGCAGTTTCAGCAGGTGCGCGCGAACCGGCAGAGTTTGCAGGCGCAACTGGCCGGTATGGCACAGCGATTGGCCATCCTGCACATCAATCCCACTAAACTCAGTCCAAGTCAGCTGACCCGTCAGGTAGCCATTCCGTCGCCCGTGTCAGGATTTGTAACTAACGTACCGGTTAACAACGGGCGCTTCCTCAACCCATCCGATATCCTGGTCGAAATCACCAATGTCGATCACCTGCACGTTCGGCTCAGTATTTTCGAAAAAGACATCAGCCGGATTCATGCCGGACAGATTGTCCACTTCGGGATGGGTGGCGATCCGTCGTTCGTACATCGGGGGGAGATTTTCCTGATCGGCAAATCCATTGCCGCTGATCGGACCATTTCGGTGCTGGCGCATCCGGACGGCTACGCCCCGGATCGCCGGCCGAATGACTTCATCCCAGGTGGCTACGTATCGGCACTGGTCGATATACGGACGCAGCCCTTGCAAACCCTTCCCGAAGCGGCCGTCGTCAGCTACGGTGGTAAGTCGCTGGTATACGTGCTGGAGAAGAAGCAGGGCAACCCCACCAGCTATCAGTTCCGGCAGGTGGACGTAAAAACGGGCGTTCGGGAAAAGGGTTACGTGGCGGTGACGCTCCCCTCGGATATAAATCCCACCGTCACGCCGATTGTCGTCAATGGCGCGTACAGCTTGCTGGCGAAACTCAACAACAGCGAGGAGGAGTAA